One window of the bacterium genome contains the following:
- a CDS encoding cystathionine gamma-synthase yields MHFNTACLHAGIEPEPVTGAIMTPIFQTSTYVQPELGVNKGFEYSRTDNPTRQVLQHAFAALEGGRFGLAFSSGMAAIDALIATLNAGEHVLSCDDVYGGTYRLLKRVREKQGVQSDFVDFSDLAVVERHIRPQTRWLWIESPTNPLLKILDIRALTDLAHKHNVRVAVDNTFMTPYFQRPLELGADLVMHSATKFLNGHSDVVMGALITSDEPLYGELKFNQNAIGGVPSPFDSFLCLRGLKTLAVRMQRHQENAFDVANFLAGRKDVNWVRYPGLRTHPQFELAKRQMSGFGGMVSFELSGGLEAARAFAKSLKLFSLAESLGGVESLCDHPAIMTHASVPKESRQKLGISDGLIRLSVGIESADDLVADLEQAFAAVK; encoded by the coding sequence ATGCATTTCAATACCGCCTGCTTGCATGCGGGAATCGAACCGGAACCGGTAACCGGGGCGATCATGACTCCCATATTTCAGACGTCCACTTATGTGCAGCCGGAACTCGGAGTCAACAAAGGGTTCGAGTACTCACGAACCGATAACCCCACGCGGCAGGTGCTGCAGCACGCGTTCGCGGCGCTGGAGGGCGGACGGTTCGGACTGGCCTTTTCCAGCGGCATGGCGGCGATTGACGCGCTGATTGCCACGCTGAATGCGGGGGAGCATGTGCTGTCCTGCGATGACGTTTACGGTGGCACTTACCGGCTTTTGAAGCGCGTGCGGGAAAAGCAGGGTGTGCAGTCGGACTTTGTGGATTTCTCCGATCTGGCGGTTGTGGAGCGGCATATCCGGCCCCAAACGCGCTGGCTGTGGATCGAGTCGCCCACCAATCCGCTGCTGAAGATTCTGGATATCCGCGCACTGACAGACTTGGCGCACAAGCATAACGTGCGCGTGGCGGTGGACAACACCTTTATGACGCCCTATTTTCAGCGGCCGCTGGAACTGGGCGCGGATCTGGTCATGCACAGCGCGACGAAGTTTTTGAACGGCCACAGCGACGTGGTGATGGGCGCGCTGATTACCAGTGACGAGCCGCTCTATGGCGAGTTGAAGTTCAACCAGAATGCCATCGGCGGCGTGCCGTCGCCCTTCGACAGTTTCCTCTGCCTGCGCGGCTTGAAGACTCTGGCGGTGCGCATGCAGCGGCATCAGGAGAATGCCTTTGACGTGGCGAATTTTCTGGCCGGACGCAAGGACGTGAACTGGGTCCGCTATCCGGGGCTGCGTACGCATCCGCAGTTCGAACTGGCCAAGCGGCAGATGAGCGGCTTCGGCGGTATGGTAAGCTTTGAGCTTTCCGGCGGCCTCGAAGCGGCGCGGGCCTTTGCCAAAAGTCTGAAGCTGTTTTCGCTGGCGGAGTCTCTGGGCGGTGTGGAATCGCTGTGCGATCATCCGGCCATCATGACCCACGCATCGGTTCCCAAAGAGTCGCGCCAGAAGCTGGGCATCAGTGACGGACTGATCCGCCTGTCCGTCGGCATCGAGAGCGCGGACGATCTGGTCGCCGATCTGGAGCAGGCCTTTGCCGCGGTGAAGTAA
- a CDS encoding T9SS type A sorting domain-containing protein, whose amino-acid sequence MHRTFWLVPLLLTALISSASADTTWVSGAVSGSWAVGGSPYVITDSAWVNSNTTLTVDAGVEILLPDFSSRFNLGGVLRLEGTAADSVILNLASPGARITGSRQHPGRLAQCTYVTFAGAGECYTFVDTVSFSHCRFQTGNRPWDWEARLVTARHSFLRNLTANFANIVLDSTTLNGEIFTWRSVTARSLCRAMAEEGDSIMQSTLDAFGSVDISNSDIESVNSDGFDSSRAVTVVNCRLGSLSVGSSSHVEVRNCVLNSFRMTNCQGIVHGNSISWRNPSDLDNPLPLQVVNNTFTYTGDCFACAPQYFLQGSSTNSGLVLANNIFYSTQPNLQVFSPVSGSFVTPPHHNLVWGMDDPWGEQHPSGPGNITADPLFDPDGNYTAVQFGSPAINGGDPAMLDPDGSVSDIGAWWWDHHQNHPPVISTPRHLSVRWGEILDLTITARDENRVQFTFPDALPVWMQEASHVDQVTSSRLFIGRVPFGAASFAVRVIATDNFGLTDTNTIQVDIYPRSSLTDTISGVLTADYSPYVAHHDVYVPAGDTLRVEPGVRIQLDSVTCGNALVVQGLLIAAGTTQDSIYFETWSNSAWSGIRLQGPAASAQLEYCRVAGAQPCMEGDNFRRWEVNHSTIADTRNTTYHGINFWSWSDSLIIRNCDVTIGGDSRLAVGRFRFENNRMDVPYLSFSGVNTDGDIRSCLFANDWGYLSFAGSHRVTIENNLFPYSPGLSLGDGAGTRIIRVLGNTFCHGGNYLGGSMHAGDSLVVVNNIFSGCLRAALEITISGDTSALSIRNNCFWQNQQNFDFDDFAWPSLGTLATTNLNGDSTDIYGNLFMDPVFADTVEYHLSAESPCIDAGLDVGLPFVGRAPDMGTWEYGMSAVPEHQAAIAEVPSLVVYPNPSNGWPSLQLAPEWFAQGPVTVRVYNVLGQNVWEQALPSATGGLPAAPAAYVSGLYVLKVSNSQRTMLQKFVVLK is encoded by the coding sequence ATGCATCGCACTTTTTGGCTTGTACCGCTGTTGCTGACGGCGTTGATCTCTTCAGCATCCGCCGACACCACGTGGGTTTCGGGCGCGGTTTCGGGCAGTTGGGCTGTAGGTGGAAGCCCGTATGTGATCACAGACTCGGCGTGGGTGAACAGTAACACGACGCTGACGGTGGACGCCGGAGTGGAAATTCTGCTGCCGGACTTTTCCTCCCGCTTCAATCTGGGCGGTGTGTTACGGTTGGAAGGCACGGCTGCAGATTCGGTGATCCTGAATCTTGCGTCTCCCGGCGCGCGAATTACGGGTTCAAGGCAGCATCCCGGACGGCTGGCGCAGTGCACGTACGTGACGTTCGCCGGCGCGGGCGAATGCTATACGTTCGTGGACACCGTGTCGTTTTCGCATTGCCGTTTCCAGACAGGGAACCGACCCTGGGACTGGGAAGCCCGTTTGGTAACCGCCCGCCATTCCTTCCTGCGAAACCTCACCGCCAATTTCGCCAACATCGTTTTGGATAGCACCACCCTCAACGGCGAAATTTTCACATGGCGATCTGTGACCGCCCGTTCCCTCTGCCGCGCCATGGCTGAGGAAGGCGACAGTATCATGCAATCCACCCTCGATGCCTTCGGCAGCGTAGACATATCGAATTCCGACATCGAGAGTGTGAACTCCGATGGCTTTGATAGCTCGCGAGCCGTTACGGTAGTGAACTGCCGCCTTGGCAGTCTCTCGGTAGGGAGTTCCTCGCATGTGGAAGTCCGCAACTGCGTTCTGAATAGCTTCCGGATGACAAACTGTCAGGGCATCGTACACGGGAATTCGATCTCATGGAGAAATCCAAGCGATCTGGACAACCCATTGCCTCTGCAAGTCGTAAACAACACCTTTACCTACACCGGTGACTGCTTTGCTTGCGCTCCTCAATACTTTCTGCAGGGCAGCTCTACCAATAGCGGTCTGGTCCTCGCGAACAATATCTTCTACTCGACACAGCCGAATCTGCAGGTCTTTAGCCCAGTGTCCGGATCGTTCGTGACTCCGCCGCATCATAATCTGGTGTGGGGGATGGATGATCCGTGGGGCGAACAGCACCCGTCCGGGCCGGGCAACATTACGGCTGATCCGCTGTTTGATCCGGATGGAAATTACACAGCAGTGCAATTTGGCTCTCCGGCGATCAATGGAGGAGATCCGGCGATGCTTGATCCGGATGGCTCCGTCTCGGACATCGGTGCATGGTGGTGGGATCATCACCAGAATCACCCGCCGGTTATTTCCACACCTCGCCATCTGTCCGTTCGGTGGGGAGAGATCCTCGATCTGACCATCACTGCCCGGGATGAGAACCGTGTTCAGTTTACCTTTCCCGATGCCCTTCCGGTTTGGATGCAGGAGGCCAGCCATGTGGATCAAGTGACAAGCAGTCGGTTGTTTATCGGACGGGTGCCGTTCGGCGCCGCCTCGTTTGCGGTGCGCGTTATTGCCACAGACAATTTTGGCCTGACAGATACGAACACGATTCAGGTCGACATTTATCCCCGTTCCTCCCTGACGGACACCATATCAGGGGTGCTGACTGCGGACTATTCCCCTTATGTTGCGCACCATGATGTGTATGTCCCGGCGGGAGACACGCTGAGGGTCGAACCGGGGGTGCGGATCCAGTTGGATTCGGTAACCTGCGGAAATGCGCTGGTCGTTCAGGGGCTGCTCATCGCGGCAGGGACGACACAGGACAGTATTTACTTTGAGACATGGTCGAACTCGGCGTGGAGTGGCATCCGGCTGCAAGGTCCGGCCGCCAGCGCACAACTGGAGTATTGCCGTGTGGCCGGAGCACAACCCTGTATGGAGGGGGACAACTTCCGGCGGTGGGAAGTGAACCACTCCACGATTGCAGACACCCGAAATACGACTTACCACGGGATCAATTTCTGGAGTTGGTCGGACTCTTTGATTATCAGGAACTGTGACGTTACCATCGGGGGAGATTCGCGGTTGGCGGTGGGCCGGTTCAGGTTTGAGAACAACCGGATGGATGTGCCTTACTTGTCTTTTTCCGGCGTGAACACCGATGGAGATATTCGCTCCTGTCTGTTTGCGAACGATTGGGGTTACCTCAGCTTCGCAGGTTCACACCGTGTGACCATCGAGAACAACCTGTTCCCCTACAGCCCAGGCCTCTCTTTAGGGGACGGTGCGGGCACCCGCATTATTCGTGTCCTGGGCAACACGTTCTGTCATGGCGGGAACTATTTGGGAGGGTCCATGCATGCCGGTGACAGCCTTGTCGTCGTGAACAATATTTTCAGCGGGTGCTTGAGAGCCGCGCTCGAGATAACGATCTCTGGTGACACCAGTGCCCTTTCGATCCGCAACAACTGCTTCTGGCAGAATCAGCAGAATTTTGATTTCGATGATTTCGCTTGGCCCTCGCTGGGCACTCTGGCCACCACCAATCTCAATGGCGACAGCACCGACATCTACGGCAACCTCTTCATGGATCCCGTGTTTGCGGATACCGTGGAATACCATCTGAGCGCGGAGTCGCCATGCATTGATGCGGGACTGGATGTGGGGTTGCCGTTTGTGGGGCGCGCGCCGGATATGGGTACATGGGAATATGGGATGAGTGCGGTCCCGGAACATCAGGCGGCAATCGCGGAAGTCCCATCGCTTGTTGTCTATCCCAATCCCTCCAATGGCTGGCCTTCACTGCAGCTTGCGCCGGAATGGTTTGCCCAAGGTCCGGTCACGGTGAGGGTGTACAATGTTCTGGGACAAAACGTGTGGGAGCAGGCGCTGCCCTCAGCAACAGGCGGTCTGCCGGCTGCCCCTGCGGCGTACGTGTCGGGTTTGTACGTGCTCAAGGTTTCCAATTCGCAGCGGACGATGCTGCAGAAGTTTGTAGTGCTGAAATAG
- a CDS encoding chemotaxis protein CheX, translated as MSLEVALIDFPRLQEQIATRLLAQHNANVRRVDHNEAAARLDVFDLALFFWPDTGADAPSRLMQIRANESGKDVPIVLVTSESGRRNAEASLGRNTQLEFLVTPLQPQLVARKLAAMLGSQKEVIQPAHLDAEYVNPFITATLDTLKQMADMDCERTGLSVRTEAATKGHISGTMGLSGAAEGFVAITFNDSLARKVVCRMLQMNPGEEKDEDIRDTVGELMNIIAGAAKADLIHTDHSFMLSLPTVIVGGPHSVGQIRGIPVIVIEFTTQGETFEVMVCLMPKKKA; from the coding sequence ATGAGCCTCGAAGTTGCATTGATTGATTTTCCCCGGCTGCAGGAGCAGATTGCCACCCGGCTCCTCGCCCAGCATAACGCCAATGTGCGCCGCGTTGACCACAACGAGGCTGCCGCGCGTCTGGATGTGTTTGATCTTGCCCTGTTCTTCTGGCCGGACACCGGCGCGGATGCGCCCTCCCGCCTGATGCAGATCCGGGCCAATGAGAGCGGCAAAGATGTCCCTATCGTCCTCGTCACCAGCGAATCCGGACGGCGCAACGCGGAAGCGTCGCTGGGCCGCAACACCCAGCTCGAATTCCTGGTCACGCCGCTTCAGCCACAGCTTGTGGCACGGAAGCTGGCCGCCATGCTGGGCAGCCAGAAAGAGGTGATACAGCCCGCGCATCTCGATGCCGAATATGTGAACCCGTTCATCACGGCCACCCTCGACACTCTGAAACAGATGGCGGATATGGACTGCGAGCGGACGGGGTTGTCCGTACGCACCGAAGCGGCCACCAAAGGCCATATCTCGGGCACAATGGGTCTGTCCGGTGCCGCCGAAGGTTTTGTCGCCATTACCTTCAATGACAGTCTCGCCCGCAAGGTGGTCTGCCGGATGTTGCAGATGAACCCGGGTGAGGAAAAGGACGAAGATATTCGTGACACGGTGGGCGAACTCATGAATATCATCGCCGGCGCCGCCAAGGCCGACCTGATTCACACCGACCACAGTTTCATGTTGTCACTGCCCACGGTGATCGTCGGCGGTCCGCACTCGGTGGGACAGATCCGCGGCATCCCCGTCATCGTCATCGAATTTACCACTCAGGGGGAGACCTTCGAAGTCATGGTCTGCCTCATGCCGAAGAAGAAGGCATAA
- a CDS encoding response regulator, whose amino-acid sequence MAILIVDDSTTMRRIVKRSVDEMKQEALEAPDGMQALKIIEEKPEAIQLVILDWNMPGMTGLEVLKTIKGNPRYKDITVMMLTSEADQNCVVDALKAGAQNYLTKPFDAKMLMLKIQESLTLAAKA is encoded by the coding sequence ATGGCGATACTGATTGTAGATGATTCCACGACGATGCGACGGATTGTCAAACGCAGCGTGGACGAAATGAAGCAAGAGGCGCTGGAAGCACCCGACGGCATGCAGGCGCTGAAGATTATCGAAGAAAAGCCGGAAGCTATTCAACTGGTGATTCTCGACTGGAATATGCCGGGAATGACCGGGCTGGAAGTGCTGAAGACGATCAAGGGGAATCCCCGGTACAAGGACATCACGGTGATGATGCTGACCTCCGAGGCCGATCAGAACTGCGTGGTGGACGCGCTGAAAGCCGGCGCGCAGAACTATTTGACCAAGCCGTTCGATGCAAAGATGTTGATGCTGAAGATTCAAGAGAGCCTGACGCTGGCCGCCAAGGCGTAA